DNA from Phragmites australis chromosome 16, lpPhrAust1.1, whole genome shotgun sequence:
CCTTCCATTAAAAAAAGAGGATGCCAAGGAATTTATGTAGCCAAAACGACTTTAATGATTATTAGGAAATCACAACTCTAGCTGCACAATTGCATGGCGGGCTATTTCGCTAGTTTGCGATAATAATAAAATACCACTAGCATATTGCAGACACTTTTTGGTGGGTTGCTTGAATGGTGCCTAGCTACTCTCCTATCAACAAGTATGGACTATTTAAAACTTCTAAAGGTGGCATAATTTTTTCCTAATGAAAGGATGTATTTTTCTGAAACAATGTATATGATTTCACAAACTTCCATCGTTTCAACCAAAAGTGTCTAATAAAATAGTCTCTTAACCTTGCAATATCCGATCTTAATCTTTAGTATTATAATCGAGTCTTATCTGAAGGTTGTAACTTTAAAGGTGACGTGGTGTAATATGGATGCTACATTACAAATCAATTTTAGGGTAAAAAAAAGAGGACCCCAACCAGACATCGGCACCCGCGCGTCCGTCCGCATGGCGCCGTCGCGTTTCCACGCGCGTCCGTCCGCAGGCGCACCCGCAGCGAGGCATCGGATCGGATTCCCCAACAAAGACATCGGCACCCCAGGCACGCGCGTCCATCCGAAGGCATCCCCAAACCCAGAACTCCTGGGATCCCTACTACACCAGaacccaccccccccccccccacaacgCACACACAGAACCACGGGAACACGGCAAAAGCCATTATAACTCCACCGGGCGGGCCTCCCCAATCCGTTGGTCCGACGCACGGCGACGCCTCCGGCAATGGCCTTCTCCAGCAACTCCGGAGCGCACACCATGGCGGATGAGGACTACGGTTTTTCCGCCGGCCGTGGCGACAAGCTCCCCTATCCGACCCTTACCGCGGCGGCCGCAATGGATCAGGGCGCAGCCTACTGCAACCCCGGCATGCACGCCGGCAAGGCCACCCCGCTCACTCCTCAGGTAAGATCAGCTCCATCACGCCCAAACCCTTCGATTTTCGGTCTTCATTCTGCTTCTGTTCTTGCTCAATCACGCCAAACGCTTCTGCTTCCACCCCTGGAGACAAGAGTTTCGCCCTGCTCTGTTCTTGCTTCGTGATGCCTGTTTTCATCTTGGTgaacatgtgtgtgtgtgtgtgtctcaAGGTCGTGTCCGTGTGGATGTTCGTTGTTGGTACGTGAGTTctttcttcaatgctttgcaCATAATTTTTTGCTCCGTTGATTCTGTTTTATCTTGACGAACATTGTGGGAGCCGGCGAGGCCCCAGCTGACGCAGCCCTCAGGATCGCTCGGAGCTCGATTACCTCACTCCTGCGCTCGCCTGACGAAAATCAGCGAGGTTTCGGATGTGATACAGTGCTCTGTCGAAAGTGAAGAAATGTGAAACTTCAGAGTCTGTTTTGCGCTGCAATGTTGCCGCATCTTTTCGgtgttttcttctccttttattaGCAAAATGGGTAAACGTGCAATCTCACGATCCGATGAATTCCTGCCATCCCACGAACCTGCCATCATGCGAAGGCGGAGACGCGCACGGCGCGCACAAGTCGCGGGCTCGTGCTCAACTAACTGACGCTTCCTATCTGAACTGAAACAACGGCTAAATCCTAACTGAAATAAAGGACCTGCAGCTCGATTATACCAACAAACATGCGTCTCAAAAGGCCGCCGTCTGGGCCTTCACTCTTCAGTGTTGGTACCTGAATTCTTTCTTTAATGCTGTGGACCGTAAGCTTTCAATATGAAAAGTCCCAAATGGTATGTCTAAAGATCTATACATGCTTGCAGGTTGTCGCTGATAAGGCAACGGCTGCAACCGTTGGCCATGACATGAATGATGGAGCACTTGCTGAACACGTGCTCTGCAGCCTTCCAATCCTGGGACTCGCTGTCGCTTCCTCCGCCGTGACTGGGCTTGCCACCGGCGTGCCCACCCCGGCAATAGGCTTCGGGCTGTTCCTGATGCTGCTTTCTGGCCTCTCCGCCGTCAGTATTCGTGTGTTCCGTGCTTAGGTATTGTGGTACGTATGGCATAAGATCGCACTGATATTTCGGACTTGTCCTGAGATTCGATGCAAACTACCTGTCTTTCGTCTGctttgtatttgtacataatTTCAAAAGTTGTGTTTGTATTTGTATCTGTTGGCAGATGGGACCGAATTTCCATGAGTTACACGAATAAATTCACATACATGCCCAACAGCTTCCGATGTCATTTTTCTTTCCATGTTCCAATAGAGTTGGGTATTCTGACGCATACCAAAATGTTAGAGGGGGCTCAACGAACTTGGCTAACATGAGATAAAAGCTATCCTGTGTGCACGGCAAAGGGAGTTGACCCAAGCTTTGATCAAACACAACAGAATAAATACTAATTCAgtaaagcaattttttttttaaacgaacaGGCAGGAGATTTGTCTATTATATTAAATAAGAAGGGAAGGTCAAGACCGACCAAGGTACATGACAGAAGAcgaagccaaaaaaaataaaaaacacaacAAAGAGCATGGCAAGCGCGGCAAGGTCAGAGCACCGTTAGTTACATCGGCTCAAATTGAGCGAGGTGCTTCGCACCCCCAATAGCCCGCAAGAATCCTCTTTGATTCTGGCAACCGTCGTGATCGCGGTAGAAGCATTGTGGTTGAAAATTCTTGCATTTCGCTTGTTCCACAAGGTCCAGGTCACTAGAACTAGTATGGATCTCACTACCTTTTTGGGGTGTCTAGGGACTCCACGATGTCGGACCACCAGGCGTGCATCAAATCTGACAGATTCCAAGAGGTCAGGTCAATCGCCGTTATTGAGAGCCAATGTGCAATGGAGACCCATATCCATCTGTTGAATCTGCAATCGGCGAAAATATGCAGCACCATCTCTCGAGTGTGCCAGCATAGGGGACATTAGATATTGTTGTTCCACTGCCATCTGGCAAGCCTGTCGGACGTCCAAAGGTGATTCTGAAGGACGAGCCATGCAAAGAATTTACACTCTGGGGGTGCCCAAACTGACCAGACTAGCGTATTGAAGTTGGTTTCAATGGATCCGATGACTTGGGCCTTATACGCGGCGGCTGTCGTATACTCCTCTGTGTCAGAGAGCTTCCAAAAGATGGCATCTTGATAGTTCGGTTGTAGCTGGATAGTATTTACCTGCACCCATAGTTGCACGAGTTGCTAGAGGGCCTGGAGGCTCAGACAATTTGTCGGAATGTCACGCAGCCAGGAATCCTGATCCAAGACTTCCTTCACAGACTTATTTGAATCTTTCCCAAACTTGACAGTGGCGGCAGGTAAAACCTACTACCCTGTCCAAATTAGTAGTAACCAGAAAGAGGTAATAGACAACACTACCAATgtttatttttcatttggctatTCAGCAGAGCAGTGACATCATATACAATACAAAACTCCACTGATGAACCCTGCTGTGGTGTGAGGCCACTGATGAACTCCGGTTGTGCGTAGATGATCATCTTCCTGAAATCCAGAGCTCAGGCCACAACAGTAAAGAGAAGAATATGTGTTCACCAAATAAATGTCAATTCATGAACTGTTGTTTGAAGGAAAATATCTTCTCCTTTCACAGAGCAAAGGCAATTTCATTTGTGTTCAGATAAAGGATCCTATAAGACGAATAACATCTCTCTCTATATCAGTACATACTACACATTAATGCTGAAACTAATATTTTTATAGCTGACACAGACCTGTTCTTCCTCTTtccagaataaaaaaaaatcatctatatGGGTAAAGACATAAAGTCAGCTGATCCGACCATAAGCATCCTTCGCTCTCACATCTTCCAAATTTTGCCTATACTATCTTCAATTTCCGTTGAACAGACGTGCCAAAGCAAGCCTATACTATTTTAAAGAGTATTTGTGTAAGGACGTAGACAAGCAAAGCATAAACAACCTATAACCTTCAAAAAGCTCTAGGAAAGTATGTTGGTCTTGCAGACACAATTAGGGGATTTCAACTAATCCTTTTCAGAGAATTAGATGATCTCTATTGAACAGGCATGGCAAAGCAATTATACCTGTGTGCTAGCAAACTCCTCAAATTGCTTCACGAAGTCCATCTTGGGCTCATCCGGTCATTGTCCAATGTCCAGCTCATGCCAACCCCACAGTAATCCTCACAGAGGGAGGTGAAATTGCAGAAATATTCAGTAGAATATCATCATCTGGATATTTACGATACAATCGAGGAATCAAAAACCTCCAGTTAGCAATGTTCAAAAGAAACtgatcaagaatcttctcaacCATATGTTGCAGCAAACCAGCCTGAATGATAAAAGTTTAGTATCACTCAGAATACAACAAAAGTGTAGTATCAATCAGTAGAACAATTACAGttcaaataagaaaaaagatcTAGGTCCAGTCCGCAGCTCCACACTAATACAGTCAAGAAAATATTCTGCTTTTGGTTAGAAACAAAACTCAAGCATGTAGTTCTACTTGTCTAGTAGTCTCATCTCCATCAACCATGTTAAGCTGTTAACAGGTTTCACCTCTGAATTACATCTTATGTATTCTAATATACCTTAAAGTAGAAAGCTGACACAGAGTTGAAAACATGTTCATCCAATAAAATCCACAGCATTTTTGAAGAGCTACCAAGCTGTGGCGCAAATCCAATATCTCAAAGAAGCATGTGTATCTTGGAACAGCAGTTCCGACCTGTGGAATAAATAAGCCATCTATGTCGAACTCAACAGAGGAACTTTCGAAGAGTGGATCATTAAAAAAAGAGCCTACTACCCAAACCTGATAGATGGATGGAATGAACCTAGCATAGAGAATTCTTGAAGTTGAATATAAGAAAGAAAGCCTACGAGTACTTCAAGTATAGGAAGAACACATCCAAAGCAGCTACATTATCAACATCAATTTCCTTTGGCTGGTTTCCCAGGAATGAGTCAAGCTTCGATGCGCCCTCCATTATTTTGTTTGTAATTGCATTCTCTACTGATGGTCTGATATGATACGACATTAGGTATGAAAACGATCGGAAAAGATCTAAACCACTTTCAGTTTCACATTTTCACTCGGAAACAAAGTCGATCATGATAATACCAAAAACGAATATGATATCGATAATACAAGAAAATCGGAAACGGTGTTATCGGGACGGAAACATGCCGGTATCGATCAGGAATCAATAATTCAAACTCGAAGTATCGAACCGTACTTCTGAACTAGCTCGTGTATCGTGTTGTCATCGGTCGCCAGCTGCTCCTCGCTAAGCCAAAGCGGCACAAGCATCCCGACGACCAGGCACACCGCGCTCGTCGCAGCGACGTTGAGCGCCACGACGAGGGCGATCCCGGCTAGCTACATGCCCACCTGCTGGAGCCCCGCTCCAGCGTGGCTGTTCTTGATCGCGTACACAAGGCCGACGTACCGGGGGTTATCGCCGAAGAAGAGGCGACTGAGCCGTGGCTCCACGAGGACCCCCGTCAGGACGCCGCCGAGGCTGCCAGCCACGCCATTCATGTGGAGCATAGCAAGAGTGTCGTCGGCGCGCTTCAAGAAGCGACTCCGCTTGTGTCACAGGGTCGATCATCAATCATTAGCCCGGACGAATGGACAATGGGACACGGGAAGCTGGGAGGGTGGGAGCCTGGGGCTGGGAGGCTTGTTTCCTATTGGGTCGTGGGTTGTGCTCGAGTTGAGGTGGACCACAGGAAGGAGAATCAGGAATCCCCGATAGTAATTTCCTACCCAAAACAGAAGAACTCGAAAACGATCAGAAATGGCCTAAATCAATTTCGCTATCGTTTC
Protein-coding regions in this window:
- the LOC133895983 gene encoding uncharacterized protein LOC133895983, with translation MAFSSNSGAHTMADEDYGFSAGRGDKLPYPTLTAAAAMDQGAAYCNPGMHAGKATPLTPQVVADKATAATVGHDMNDGALAEHVLCSLPILGLAVASSAVTGLATGVPTPAIGFGLFLMLLSGLSAVSIRVFRA